GTAAAAGAATGTTGATAGAAGTTCCATAGCTTGTAACATGAACTGACTACTGGGGTTGTGGGCTGCATGATTAGATCATTCAGACACCTGCCATTGATAGTTTATTAGTAAAGAGTGCTGAAAAGCATTTACTTTCAGTTAGTTATATGTGTAGGCTAAAAACTTGATTTTGTCCTCTTAAACAATACCATGCAGTAACATTTTAATGTTCACTGCCAGATTGCTCGGAAGGTTGGAGATCCTGAAGCGCCTCGTCCTTGGAGCCGACACTCGTTGAAGCAAAAGGAGAATTTGCTTGCAGAAGATAAAAAAGCAACTGGTTTCAAACCTCCTAAAGCTATGGAACAAGATGGGAAGAGTAAGAAAAGTGTCAAGGATGATGGGACTGATGACCCCCAATTTCAAGAGTTTCTTGAGGTTATGCAGCATCGGAGCAAGTCAAAATTGTGGGCAAACGATACAGTGGCTGCAGTCTCTCGTGACCAAAGTAGTTTGGTGccaaatgaaaattacaagacAGAAAAAGGAGAGGAAAATGAATTTGATGGAGATTCTGAAGAAACGGATGGAGAAATGGATGCtccaaaaaaaatagacaaaccTCAAACTTTGGCTCACGATGAAGCTGTATCCGACATGGATTATTTCAGGAGCAGAATTAAAAAGAATTGGTCAGATTCAGAAAGTAGTGATACTGAGGGTAGTACTGATGGCACTGACAACAGTGATAGCGATAATGATGAAAGTGCTGCATGTAACGAAAAGAGTAAATGTGATCCTGTTGAGAATAGAATTGAAACTGATGTTTTTGCTGGGGAGGCTGAAAAAAGCTTCTCTAAAGAATGCGGAAATGGCTCAGATGAACCATCATCCAGTCCGAAAAACGATAATGCTGAAGTTCTAGAATCTACCCGTCTGTTCATCCGCAATCTTCCCTACACTGCCACGTATGTCCCGTGCTATTTGGTCATCTACTACACAttccatttttatttcttttgtcaTGTACATTTACGCTTACACTTTGTGATTACTCAGCGAGGAGGAACTAGAAAGTCACTTCAGCAAATATGGTGCTGTATCTCAAGTCCATATAGTTATTGACAAAGAAACAAGACGCTCCAAAGGATTTGCTTATGTTCATTTTTCTCTCCCAGAAGCTGCTGCTAGGTAATGTATCCTGAGCTATAAAACTTGACTTTTTGCAAACACAATTGGCTTGGAAAAGCTAACTATGTTCTACTCTGTAGTGTTAGGAGTCAATCTCTTAGTAGTCCGTAGGTGTAGTTGAGTTTTAGTTGACCAAAATCAAAGTGTTTCATATTCGAACATTAACCTTATTTTCATAATACTTCTTTTAGCATATTTCATATTTCCTTATCATTTGAGTGCCCCACTTCATGTCTTCATCTTTTCACATGGGTTATATTACTATTTTTGGTTTGTTTGCATGATTAGCTACATACATTTAGATGTATAATGTATTTACATATATGTAGAATTGGTGCTATGCCAATATTCAAAAGTTATTTGTTTTACCATTACAGGGCTATGGAAGAGATGGACAGCTCAATTTTTCAGGGGAGGCTGTTGCATGTCATGCTTGCTAAACAAAAAAAGCCTTCTTATGTGCAAGAGTATGCATTCGAGACTATCGAGTTTCACTGGATATGCTAATATCGGGCATTATCTTGTCATATGAAGCTTATGAACTTACAAGGGTTCTCACTTTACAGGattaaaaatgatgaaaaacCATCTTCGAAAACACTTAAGCAGAAAAGGACTGATGAAAGGAAGGCCTCAGAAGCCTCTGGAAACACAAAAGCATGGAATAGTTTATTTATGCGTCCTGATACGGTAAGTAAAGTTGAAAATTAGGCTTGTCATCTGCGATTAGTTGCCTTCTTTtgagattttaagaaattatcaCTGAAATTGTAAGTGTTAGAAACATCGACACAGGTAGGAAAGAAGTTAGAGGCCACAATCTACTTCCCCACTTGAACAATTGTTCCCAAAATAACTTTGTTAGGAGATCCCTTAGTGTAAATCAAGATATATACTCATTCTCTAAGTACCTTCGTTATATGTGTAATTCCTTGGTTCGGTTTGATTGAGCATTAACCTTCTTAGGCTGTGCTCTTTGACATATTAAAGTGTTCTATCACCTGATAGTTTCTTCTGATCTTTCATATTCAAGGTGGTTGAGAACATTGCGCGCAAATTTGGTGTTAGTAAGAGTGAACTTCTAGATAGAGAATCTGATGACCTTGCTGTGAGAATTGCACTGGGGGAAACTCAGGTCATTGCTGAGACTAAAAAAGCTCTATCAAGTGCTGGGGTTAATGTTTCCTCATTGGAAGAGTATGCCGCTGGTAAAACTGATGGTgtaaagagaagcaaccatgtTATATTGGTGAAGAATTTACCATATGGTTCATCAGAAAGTGAATTATCAAGTATGTTCGGCAAGTTTGGCAGCTTGGATAAAATAATTATCCCCCCTACTAAAACCATGGCTTTGGTAAGTTTACTTTGctgtgttttaaatattttgttgtGCTTTGTAGATTCATTATCTAATACTATATCTATCCCTTTTTGTAATTTAATGTGTATGCTCCTGAATGGTCAGGAGCATTCAGTGTGTCAAATTCtagcatattatttaataatcaaGCACTTTTGTTACAATTTATGGTTAGGTTATCTTTCTGGAACCTGCTGAAGCCCGTGCAGCTTTCAAAGGTTTAGCATACAAGCGTTACAAGTAAGTTAatctaattttcaaaacatATATTGTCCTTTATTCAAGGATGTAATGTAATGCTTGGTTAAAGGTTGTACTTTTTAAGCAACATATTGTGCTTGAAGGATCACGGTGTCCAAATAATTTGAGGGCCTTCACCACTAAATGATTGATATTGCTTGTGGAATAAAGACCTGCACTTTCTATCCATCCAGTGTTGGTTTTGTGAAGTTAATATCTCTGGTTTCACAGGGACGGCCCACTGTACTTGGAATGGGCACCTGGTAATATTCTTAGTCAAACCTCGGCTGTTGATGATGATAAAGCTGTCGGTGAACTTGATGCAACGAAAGTTGTGCTGAAGCATCAGATTGAAGATATTGCGGAAGAAGATGCCGACCCTAATAGGATCGAGGTTATACTTCAACCAGTTGGATTATATAAATGCATGATAGCTAAacattttttcatattttaaccTTACTTTCATCGATATAAGTTCTATGATTCAACTTTaccctttttaaaaatataaccaGTATTAACTCTGACATATATGCTTCAGTCGATTATAGTGCTTTGGAGTGTTTAGTACATTAAAGTTCTAATGATTATTGCATGAGCTATTGAGCTCTGATTTATTTCAGGTGTTCTAACTACTGCTAGTTGTTCTAAAATTTActttttaatatcttattttCTACAGTCACGCTCATTATATGTCAAGAACCTGAACTTCAAAACATCTGAAGAAAGTGTGAAAAAGCATTTTGCAGAGTACATGAAGGGAGGAAAGATTATTAGTGTCAGGGTATGTTCATTCCCATCTTCCCACGCCTACCAAATTTGCTACATTC
This DNA window, taken from Salvia splendens isolate huo1 chromosome 18, SspV2, whole genome shotgun sequence, encodes the following:
- the LOC121777312 gene encoding multiple RNA-binding domain-containing protein 1-like encodes the protein MSRICVKNLPKYAAEEHLREFFSQKGEVTDAKLMRTKDGKSRQFGFVGYRTESEAEEAIKYFNKSFMHTARITCEIARKVGDPEAPRPWSRHSLKQKENLLAEDKKATGFKPPKAMEQDGKSKKSVKDDGTDDPQFQEFLEVMQHRSKSKLWANDTVAAVSRDQSSLVPNENYKTEKGEENEFDGDSEETDGEMDAPKKIDKPQTLAHDEAVSDMDYFRSRIKKNWSDSESSDTEGSTDGTDNSDSDNDESAACNEKSKCDPVENRIETDVFAGEAEKSFSKECGNGSDEPSSSPKNDNAEVLESTRLFIRNLPYTATEEELESHFSKYGAVSQVHIVIDKETRRSKGFAYVHFSLPEAAARAMEEMDSSIFQGRLLHVMLAKQKKPSYVQEIKNDEKPSSKTLKQKRTDERKASEASGNTKAWNSLFMRPDTVVENIARKFGVSKSELLDRESDDLAVRIALGETQVIAETKKALSSAGVNVSSLEEYAAGKTDGVKRSNHVILVKNLPYGSSESELSSMFGKFGSLDKIIIPPTKTMALVIFLEPAEARAAFKGLAYKRYKDGPLYLEWAPGNILSQTSAVDDDKAVGELDATKVVLKHQIEDIAEEDADPNRIESRSLYVKNLNFKTSEESVKKHFAEYMKGGKIISVRIKKHVKNGKTLSMGFGFVEFDSVDTALKVCKDLQGSVLDGHALILQLCHHKKDETIPKKIDTDSSTKLIVRNVAFEATEKDLKQLFSPFGQIKRLRLPMRFGNHRGFAFVEFLTKQEAQNALEALSNTHLYGRHLVLERAKEGESLDELRARTAEQFAGSTKLNNKRKQLPLPLLDEGNVKLQRMEE